A single genomic interval of Microbacterium oleivorans harbors:
- a CDS encoding GNAT family N-acetyltransferase, translated as MSETTIVPVTPGSFSDAQQAMSGGGDGGECQCQWWTMTNADFQRTDIAGRADAFRDEVDAAPSPGLVAYVDGDAAGWVRVGPRTRQVRLSKTRAYAGATEEPWDDADVWAISCFAVRKEHRGSGLNAALLEAAVAFARENGARVVEAYPVDPDAGRKVTSNELYHGALSTFLTADFREVARPKPHVALVSLDLSGATEHTDGDPT; from the coding sequence ATGAGCGAGACGACGATCGTGCCGGTGACACCCGGCAGCTTCAGCGACGCGCAGCAGGCGATGAGCGGTGGCGGCGACGGGGGCGAGTGTCAGTGCCAATGGTGGACGATGACGAACGCCGACTTCCAGCGCACCGACATCGCGGGACGCGCGGACGCCTTCCGCGATGAAGTGGATGCCGCGCCCTCCCCCGGGCTCGTCGCCTACGTCGACGGCGACGCCGCCGGCTGGGTCCGCGTCGGTCCGCGCACCCGCCAGGTACGCCTGAGCAAGACGCGCGCCTACGCCGGCGCAACCGAAGAGCCCTGGGACGACGCGGATGTCTGGGCCATCAGCTGCTTCGCGGTGCGCAAAGAGCACCGCGGCTCGGGCCTCAACGCCGCGCTCCTCGAGGCGGCGGTCGCCTTCGCCCGAGAGAACGGCGCCAGAGTGGTCGAGGCGTATCCGGTCGACCCGGATGCTGGGCGCAAAGTCACCTCGAACGAGCTCTACCACGGGGCACTCTCGACGTTCCTCACCGCCGACTTCCGGGAGGTCGCCCGCCCGAAGCCCCACGTCGCCCTCGTCTCGCTCGACCTGTCCGGCGCGACCGAGCACACCGACGGCGACCCGACCTGA
- a CDS encoding recombinase family protein produces MRYVVIYMRSRVFRNHLDAAVTKIRLRDKGVTLVSAKERFGDGYMGDAMEAITDIMNEVQVRQSGEDIRIKMAHKVQRGGSVGRAKLGYLNVRKDYDGRLVNTIDLDPARYELIRRAFEQYATDQYSIWQLAGLLEDQGLTTRPSAKRPARPLSPSALAKILRDPYYTGAIRFKGALYPGRHQAIVSKTTFLEVQKILDRRNRKGDRDMIHFHYLKGLLACGTCADEGRTSRLVYSQNTGNGGLYEYYLCAAKQRGRCSIGTIRLDDVEAAVHRAVAAERFDAATLTALRAEVTAAMDTLQAAERELKSNLRKQLQTLESQEDRLIDLAADGTMPSDKLRTRLNDITMQKASISERLQRTEKHLRSGAETVLAYLDLFEEPDEFYSRVSDNVRRDLLAAFFDRLVVYVEDGRLRIDPVRTDVIAALHSWSDAHSRQNEEAPRVSAEGSFSSTKRDFASIGLSNSQLVGMTGFEPATP; encoded by the coding sequence GTGCGCTACGTCGTGATCTACATGCGTTCCCGCGTGTTTCGGAATCACCTCGACGCCGCCGTGACGAAGATCCGGCTACGGGATAAGGGGGTCACGCTCGTCTCAGCGAAGGAGAGGTTCGGTGACGGCTACATGGGAGACGCCATGGAAGCCATCACCGACATCATGAACGAAGTCCAAGTCCGCCAGTCTGGCGAGGACATCAGGATCAAGATGGCCCATAAGGTGCAGCGGGGCGGAAGTGTCGGTCGAGCGAAGCTCGGCTACCTCAACGTCCGTAAGGACTACGACGGTCGGCTCGTCAACACGATCGACCTCGACCCAGCGAGATACGAACTCATCCGCCGGGCGTTTGAGCAATACGCGACTGATCAGTACTCGATCTGGCAACTCGCGGGACTACTTGAAGACCAAGGCTTGACCACGCGGCCATCTGCGAAGCGGCCCGCCCGCCCCCTGTCGCCGAGCGCGCTTGCGAAAATTCTTCGCGATCCGTACTACACCGGTGCCATCCGCTTCAAGGGAGCTCTTTACCCCGGCCGTCACCAAGCGATCGTCAGCAAGACAACTTTCCTCGAGGTCCAGAAGATCTTGGACCGCCGGAACCGTAAAGGCGACCGAGACATGATCCACTTTCACTACCTGAAGGGTCTGCTCGCGTGTGGGACCTGCGCCGACGAGGGCCGCACGAGCAGACTCGTCTACAGCCAGAACACTGGCAACGGGGGCCTGTACGAGTACTACCTCTGCGCGGCGAAACAACGAGGCCGCTGTTCGATCGGAACTATCCGGCTCGATGACGTCGAAGCCGCCGTGCATCGCGCCGTCGCAGCGGAGCGATTCGATGCAGCCACCCTCACAGCGCTCCGAGCCGAGGTAACCGCGGCAATGGATACGTTGCAGGCGGCAGAACGGGAACTCAAGTCGAACCTCCGCAAACAGCTCCAAACGCTCGAATCACAGGAGGACCGACTGATTGACCTCGCCGCCGACGGTACGATGCCCAGCGATAAGCTGCGGACACGGCTGAATGACATCACCATGCAGAAGGCATCTATCAGCGAGCGCCTCCAGCGCACGGAGAAGCACCTGCGCTCCGGCGCCGAGACCGTGCTCGCCTACCTGGACCTGTTCGAGGAGCCTGACGAGTTCTACTCTCGGGTATCTGACAACGTGCGACGAGACCTGCTCGCGGCCTTCTTCGACCGACTAGTGGTCTATGTCGAAGACGGACGGCTTCGCATCGACCCCGTTCGCACCGACGTGATCGCCGCACTGCATTCCTGGAGCGACGCTCACTCTCGCCAAAACGAAGAAGCCCCCCGCGTTTCCGCGGAGGGCTCCTTCTCGTCGACCAAAAGGGACTTTGCGTCCATTGGTTTGAGTAACTCTCAATTGGTCGGGATGACAGGATTTGAACCTGCGACCCCTTGA
- a CDS encoding transposase, protein MPAAHPPEFRRRALDLVAQGNPVAQTARDLGISESCLRNWMNRDAVDSGRKSGITTDEHKELVELRRRNRVLEMEIEILKRASAYFARENVLPK, encoded by the coding sequence ATGCCTGCTGCCCACCCGCCGGAGTTCCGGCGTCGAGCCCTTGATCTCGTTGCCCAGGGAAACCCGGTTGCGCAGACCGCTCGTGATCTTGGGATCAGCGAGTCGTGCCTGCGGAACTGGATGAACCGTGACGCGGTCGACTCCGGCCGCAAGTCCGGGATCACGACCGATGAGCACAAGGAGCTCGTCGAGTTGCGGCGCCGGAACCGGGTGCTGGAGATGGAGATCGAGATCCTCAAGCGCGCGTCGGCGTACTTCGCGAGGGAGAACGTGCTCCCAAAATAG
- a CDS encoding IS3 family transposase yields MACRFLNVSKSGFYEWVGRPPSRRAVSDAELTTTIRRIHADSRGTYGAPRVLAELRLGLGVHVGRKRVARLMRIDGLVGVSHRRKRRGWKPDTATHEDLVKRQFRADTPNRLWFCDITQHRAKDGWVYCAAVIDAFSRRVVGWSISDRITAEIVVDALEMARWRRRPEPGTVVHADRGAQYTSWLFGHRLRQAGLLGSMGRVASSVDNALIESFWSTMQRELLDRSTWASKAELSSAMFEWIEAFYNPTRRHTALGNHSPVEFERLHIPAATAA; encoded by the coding sequence GTGGCCTGCCGGTTCCTGAACGTCTCGAAGTCCGGCTTCTACGAGTGGGTCGGCCGGCCACCATCGCGGCGTGCGGTCTCGGATGCGGAGCTGACGACCACGATCCGTCGAATCCACGCTGACTCGAGGGGGACGTATGGGGCGCCGCGGGTGCTTGCCGAGCTTCGGCTCGGACTCGGGGTTCACGTTGGCCGGAAACGCGTCGCCCGGCTGATGCGGATCGACGGTCTTGTGGGCGTCTCGCACCGCCGGAAGCGGCGCGGATGGAAGCCCGATACCGCTACGCACGAGGACCTCGTGAAGCGACAGTTCCGCGCCGACACGCCGAACCGGCTGTGGTTCTGCGACATCACGCAACACCGCGCGAAAGACGGATGGGTCTACTGCGCGGCCGTGATCGACGCGTTCAGCCGCCGGGTCGTTGGCTGGTCGATCAGCGACCGGATCACTGCGGAGATCGTCGTTGACGCGCTCGAGATGGCCCGCTGGCGCCGCCGCCCCGAACCCGGGACCGTGGTCCACGCGGACCGAGGAGCGCAATACACCTCATGGCTCTTCGGGCATAGGCTCCGCCAAGCCGGGCTCCTCGGCTCAATGGGACGCGTCGCTTCCAGCGTCGACAACGCACTCATCGAGAGCTTCTGGTCAACGATGCAACGCGAGCTCCTCGACCGGTCGACCTGGGCCTCGAAAGCGGAACTGTCGTCGGCGATGTTCGAGTGGATCGAAGCGTTCTACAACCCCACCCGCCGACACACCGCGCTCGGCAACCACAGCCCCGTGGAGTTCGAACGACTTCACATCCCCGCCGCAACCGCGGCATGA
- a CDS encoding MFS transporter: protein MTASRRPAGPALAALALGTFGLGTTEFAVVGLLPNIAESFGSSSQAIGAAIAAYAFGAMLGAPVLTLLLRRLPLKRVLIVEVVLLAIATLITALSPNLEVFILARFLSGLPHGAYFGAAAATAMTLLAPQHRGRAASTVVLGQTIANIAGVPLATALGDTAGWSAVFLGITAIFTATAIAITVLLPQAQPREAGPVTADLAALKRGQMWIGIIAGAIGFASINSVYGYISVIAAAAGLTTSATPWILVLFGVGMTVGAVIGGRIADRSVKGALVIAYAVTGVVMVVFALTMSSEVFVFIAAFGIGISAQLIILPLQIRLIDTAPFAPAFAAALTQSAVGLANVLGSTVGGALLIFGPPYTLNAWAAAAFAATALILISIAKPVRTIDREYRVSVATGSIAIVPQPRKAWPAPRPTASEPSATE, encoded by the coding sequence GTGACCGCCAGTCGCAGACCCGCCGGCCCGGCCTTGGCCGCGCTGGCCCTCGGCACATTCGGGCTCGGAACGACCGAATTCGCGGTGGTGGGTCTACTCCCGAACATCGCCGAATCGTTCGGTTCATCGAGCCAGGCCATCGGCGCGGCCATCGCCGCCTACGCCTTCGGAGCGATGCTGGGCGCCCCGGTGCTCACCCTGCTGCTTCGCCGACTCCCTCTCAAACGTGTGCTGATCGTGGAGGTCGTGCTCCTGGCCATCGCAACCCTGATCACAGCACTCAGCCCGAACCTTGAGGTGTTTATCCTCGCTCGATTCCTCTCGGGCCTGCCCCATGGCGCGTACTTCGGGGCGGCGGCTGCAACCGCGATGACGCTGCTGGCCCCACAACACCGCGGACGAGCCGCCTCTACAGTGGTGCTCGGACAAACAATCGCAAACATCGCCGGCGTCCCCCTCGCGACCGCGCTCGGCGACACCGCCGGCTGGAGCGCCGTATTCCTAGGCATCACCGCCATATTCACCGCCACAGCTATCGCCATAACAGTGCTTCTCCCGCAGGCCCAGCCTCGGGAAGCCGGACCCGTGACGGCCGACCTGGCCGCTCTAAAGCGAGGTCAAATGTGGATCGGCATCATCGCCGGTGCCATCGGATTCGCCTCGATCAACTCCGTCTACGGGTACATCTCCGTCATCGCCGCGGCGGCAGGGCTCACCACCAGCGCCACGCCCTGGATACTGGTGCTCTTCGGAGTTGGGATGACAGTTGGCGCCGTCATCGGCGGGCGGATTGCCGATAGATCGGTCAAAGGCGCCCTCGTAATCGCCTACGCGGTGACCGGAGTGGTGATGGTCGTCTTCGCCCTCACCATGAGCAGCGAAGTATTCGTCTTCATCGCCGCCTTCGGCATCGGCATCTCTGCACAGCTGATCATCCTGCCGTTACAGATTCGACTGATCGACACCGCTCCCTTCGCACCGGCGTTTGCCGCCGCCCTTACTCAGAGTGCAGTGGGACTCGCCAACGTCCTCGGCTCTACCGTCGGCGGAGCCCTCCTCATATTTGGCCCCCCCTACACACTGAACGCATGGGCCGCGGCCGCATTCGCCGCAACAGCACTCATCCTCATCAGCATCGCCAAGCCGGTCAGAACCATCGACCGCGAATACCGAGTCTCGGTCGCCACCGGCTCCATCGCCATCGTGCCCCAACCACGCAAAGCGTGGCCGGCGCCCCGACCCACCGCATCAGAACCCAGCGCCACGGAATAA
- a CDS encoding alpha-L-rhamnosidase, producing MTSATTSAKWITGPSPTSPSDRTTLYLRGDVTVERKVQEARARVSALGWYRFFVNSVNQTGTALVPRWTPFDHYVEYQEYDITEHLREGHNVLAMAIGEGRFRGHIGGSSRPDVYGDRLAGHVTIDIEYTDGSTATIVSDSSWLAGAGRISISDPMLGEKVDLRVSDDNWLSATTPPPNDPGRFGPVEIFPTQRNLIPEEGGRVEKVDTLRPLSITRTPAGTQLVDFGQNAAGVVRIHLQGKAGTVVTLTHSELVAANGSVDIDYLALPPVAKGIVQADRVILDGTPTWWQPWFTIHGFRYVEIDGLPNTLTADDLEYVVLSTNLAPTGTFQCSDERLNKLYENTKWSMRSNFTDTPTDCPTRERSGWTGDIQAFAATATTYANVSEYLRRYLRNLAVEQLPDGRIPPFIPAETSSFSGGLSKAFTILSSSAGWGDVSVQLPTVLHQYYDDTTSVELAYPAAKRWVDHLEHRAAHKRSIRRRLRARGAALENEKYIVDTGFNWGEWLRPGESFIASVADSALRSGPVIATAYLEHSARQLATLATALDRENDAKHYRQLADRTRKAWRAAFIHPDGRIGMNRQDDYVRALAFGLLQADEKAAAVERLVDLIEEAGDHLGTGFLSTPWLLFVLTDNGRADVAARLLLQTTTPSWLSQVERGATTTWETWEGYTQKGKAHASHNHYAYGAVTGFLIERLVGISPAEPGFRTINIRPTLLPGLTHAEATVGTPFGSAQAGWRIDGDDLDVNVTVPEGTTARLLIGPIDRHLTPGEHQLQYPITPISS from the coding sequence ATGACTTCCGCGACCACCTCTGCGAAGTGGATCACCGGCCCCTCCCCTACCTCACCCAGCGACCGCACCACGCTCTATCTGCGTGGTGATGTGACTGTCGAAAGGAAAGTCCAGGAGGCGCGGGCCCGCGTGAGCGCGCTCGGCTGGTACCGGTTCTTCGTCAACTCCGTCAATCAGACCGGCACGGCGCTCGTCCCCAGGTGGACACCGTTCGATCACTACGTCGAGTACCAGGAATATGACATCACCGAGCACCTACGGGAAGGCCACAATGTGCTCGCGATGGCAATCGGGGAAGGGAGGTTCCGCGGTCACATCGGCGGCTCGAGTCGCCCAGACGTCTACGGAGACCGTCTCGCCGGACACGTCACCATCGACATCGAATACACCGACGGAAGCACCGCCACCATCGTCAGCGACTCGTCATGGCTCGCGGGTGCCGGACGGATATCCATCTCCGATCCCATGCTCGGAGAGAAAGTGGATCTGCGCGTCTCCGATGACAACTGGCTCTCTGCCACGACACCGCCACCGAACGATCCCGGCAGGTTCGGTCCCGTCGAGATTTTCCCCACCCAGCGAAACCTCATCCCAGAAGAGGGCGGACGCGTCGAGAAGGTCGACACACTGCGCCCGCTCAGCATCACCCGCACACCCGCCGGCACGCAGCTGGTCGATTTCGGGCAGAACGCCGCCGGCGTGGTTCGCATCCACCTCCAGGGAAAGGCAGGCACTGTCGTCACCCTCACCCACAGCGAGCTCGTCGCCGCCAACGGCAGCGTCGACATCGACTACCTCGCCCTCCCGCCCGTCGCAAAGGGAATAGTCCAAGCCGACAGGGTCATCCTTGACGGCACCCCGACATGGTGGCAACCATGGTTCACCATCCACGGTTTCCGCTACGTCGAAATCGACGGGCTCCCCAACACGCTCACCGCCGACGACCTCGAATATGTCGTCCTGTCCACCAACCTCGCCCCCACCGGCACATTCCAGTGCTCCGATGAACGACTGAACAAGCTATACGAGAACACAAAGTGGTCAATGCGGTCCAACTTCACTGACACCCCGACCGACTGCCCCACCCGGGAACGATCCGGGTGGACAGGTGACATTCAGGCGTTCGCCGCCACGGCCACGACCTACGCAAACGTCTCCGAGTACCTCCGCCGCTACCTCCGCAATCTCGCCGTCGAGCAGCTCCCCGACGGGCGGATCCCACCGTTCATCCCGGCTGAGACGTCCAGTTTCAGCGGCGGGCTGAGTAAGGCTTTCACCATTCTTTCCAGCTCCGCCGGCTGGGGGGACGTGAGTGTGCAACTCCCCACCGTGCTCCACCAGTACTACGACGACACCACATCGGTCGAGCTTGCTTATCCGGCCGCCAAACGCTGGGTGGACCACCTCGAACACAGAGCCGCCCACAAGCGCAGCATCAGGCGACGTCTCCGCGCTCGAGGTGCCGCGCTGGAGAACGAGAAATACATCGTCGACACAGGTTTCAACTGGGGTGAATGGCTCCGGCCCGGTGAGTCCTTCATCGCCTCCGTAGCCGACTCAGCGCTGCGCTCGGGGCCCGTCATCGCCACCGCCTACCTCGAGCACTCTGCGCGGCAACTCGCCACACTCGCCACCGCCCTGGACCGCGAGAACGACGCTAAACACTACCGGCAGCTCGCAGACCGCACCCGAAAAGCGTGGCGTGCCGCTTTCATCCACCCCGACGGGCGCATCGGCATGAACCGTCAAGACGACTACGTGCGCGCCCTCGCGTTCGGCCTCCTTCAGGCCGACGAGAAGGCCGCCGCAGTTGAGCGACTCGTGGACCTGATCGAGGAAGCCGGCGACCATCTCGGAACCGGATTCCTCAGCACCCCATGGCTTCTTTTCGTCCTGACAGACAACGGTCGTGCCGATGTCGCCGCACGTCTGCTTCTGCAGACCACGACGCCCTCATGGCTGTCCCAAGTCGAGCGGGGAGCGACCACGACCTGGGAAACCTGGGAGGGTTACACCCAGAAAGGAAAGGCACACGCCAGCCACAACCACTACGCCTACGGCGCCGTCACCGGTTTCCTCATCGAACGACTCGTCGGCATCTCACCCGCCGAACCCGGGTTCCGCACCATCAATATCCGTCCCACCCTACTCCCCGGGCTCACCCACGCTGAGGCCACCGTCGGCACACCATTCGGAAGCGCTCAAGCGGGCTGGCGCATCGACGGCGACGACCTCGACGTGAACGTCACTGTGCCTGAGGGAACCACCGCACGGTTGCTGATCGGTCCGATCGACCGGCATCTAACGCCCGGCGAGCACCAGTTGCAATACCCAATCACACCCATCTCGTCGTGA
- a CDS encoding alpha/beta hydrolase yields MTIKPTTWREAIRAANPDLLVPVIRLPFHLTGRTPLRAVMRYGNAKPTAVLPGVRTRRVTVGTSQVPVTIHEPDVRAAPSGALVWCFGGGLISGSAEHANDVASYLARTHGIIVVVPNYRLAPEYPYPAAIDDCFAALEWIVANAGHLGVFVDRIAVGGDSAGAGLAAAMAQRAHDESIALCVQLLTYPMLDDRTVLRAEANREVYLTWTVPSNRYGWASYLGHAPGDGESRPYAVPARRANLHGLAPAWIGVGDIDQFYDECLDYAERLKAAGVPCDLRVVPGMYHGADVMRPNHPLIVGLRESRDAALRKAMASSDN; encoded by the coding sequence ATGACAATCAAACCAACGACCTGGCGCGAAGCAATTCGTGCCGCGAACCCTGACCTCTTGGTTCCAGTGATCCGCTTGCCGTTTCATCTCACCGGACGCACACCCCTACGCGCGGTGATGCGTTACGGTAACGCCAAGCCGACCGCCGTCCTGCCCGGGGTACGTACACGACGGGTGACCGTCGGCACGAGCCAGGTGCCGGTCACCATCCACGAGCCGGACGTGCGCGCTGCCCCAAGCGGTGCCCTGGTCTGGTGCTTCGGAGGTGGCTTGATCTCAGGTTCCGCGGAACACGCCAACGATGTCGCGTCCTACTTGGCCCGTACTCACGGGATCATCGTGGTCGTCCCGAATTACCGGCTCGCCCCTGAGTATCCGTACCCCGCGGCAATCGATGACTGTTTCGCGGCTCTGGAGTGGATCGTTGCCAACGCTGGCCATCTCGGGGTGTTCGTCGACCGGATCGCGGTAGGAGGGGATAGTGCCGGCGCGGGACTCGCCGCGGCGATGGCTCAGCGCGCACACGATGAGAGCATCGCGCTCTGCGTGCAACTGCTGACTTACCCCATGCTGGACGACCGCACGGTGCTTCGTGCGGAAGCGAACCGCGAGGTATACCTGACGTGGACGGTCCCCTCGAACCGCTACGGCTGGGCGAGCTACCTCGGGCACGCACCCGGGGACGGCGAATCGCGGCCCTACGCCGTTCCCGCCCGCCGTGCAAATCTGCACGGTCTCGCACCCGCCTGGATCGGCGTCGGCGACATCGATCAGTTCTACGACGAATGCCTCGACTACGCGGAACGGCTCAAGGCCGCGGGGGTGCCATGTGATTTGCGCGTGGTGCCCGGAATGTACCACGGCGCGGACGTGATGCGACCGAACCACCCACTGATCGTCGGGCTGCGTGAGAGCCGGGACGCGGCACTACGGAAAGCAATGGCCTCGTCGGACAACTGA
- a CDS encoding MarR family winged helix-turn-helix transcriptional regulator, whose translation MPRPDQLKLDPIDGADLSALSGAEPDGLIGLIESVIRLANSGHVRQTLMRLSGFPAEDIPAFLALNQLVLHGALRPTDLAEQLDTGRSNATKIVERLQAMDLVLRLPDPEDARGVLVALSPHGRAIGRRLVDTNQSMLDRLSADWHPDDIPTFQRLLRQLISGYETINDPPLG comes from the coding sequence GTGCCAAGACCAGACCAGCTCAAGCTCGACCCAATCGACGGAGCCGATTTGTCTGCGTTGTCGGGGGCTGAGCCGGATGGGCTCATCGGGCTGATCGAATCGGTCATCCGTCTCGCGAACAGCGGACATGTACGGCAAACCCTCATGCGCCTCAGCGGGTTCCCTGCGGAGGACATACCCGCGTTTCTCGCTTTGAATCAGTTGGTGCTGCACGGGGCGCTGCGTCCGACGGACCTGGCCGAGCAACTCGATACGGGCCGGTCGAACGCGACCAAGATCGTGGAGCGCCTGCAAGCAATGGATCTCGTTCTCCGGCTCCCCGATCCAGAAGATGCGCGCGGAGTGCTCGTAGCCCTATCCCCTCATGGGCGGGCAATCGGCCGACGTCTAGTCGACACGAACCAATCGATGCTGGACCGTCTGAGCGCCGACTGGCACCCCGACGACATCCCCACCTTCCAGCGACTGCTACGCCAACTAATCTCAGGTTACGAGACCATCAACGATCCACCCCTGGGGTGA
- a CDS encoding GntR family transcriptional regulator, protein MPENTPVWPEELFADIDRTGPVPLYYQVSSRLESAIMSGALPAGARLENELAIADRLGLSRPTIRRAIQEVVDKGLLVRRRGIGTQVVQGQVTRPVELTSLYEDLVRTQHAPGTKVLDRKIVEASEDVAQHLGVAPGTEVAYFRRLRSTDGVAVAILENHMPLQFADITAEQLEARGLYQLLRAKSVTIRVAKQKIGARRATKEESDLLDLDKGGPVLTMERVAFDQAGQVIEFGHHCYRPDMYSFETTLVAK, encoded by the coding sequence ATGCCTGAAAACACGCCAGTGTGGCCCGAAGAGTTGTTCGCCGACATCGACCGCACAGGGCCCGTGCCCCTCTACTACCAGGTGTCCAGTCGACTTGAGAGCGCCATCATGTCCGGCGCCCTGCCTGCTGGCGCGCGACTCGAGAACGAACTCGCCATCGCCGACCGTCTCGGCCTATCTCGCCCCACGATCCGCCGCGCCATCCAGGAGGTCGTCGACAAGGGCCTCCTCGTGCGCCGTCGGGGTATCGGCACCCAGGTCGTGCAAGGACAAGTCACCCGGCCCGTCGAACTCACCAGTCTGTACGAGGACCTGGTGCGCACACAGCACGCGCCCGGAACGAAAGTACTGGACCGCAAGATCGTCGAGGCCTCGGAGGACGTCGCTCAGCACCTCGGCGTCGCGCCCGGAACGGAAGTCGCTTACTTCCGGCGCCTCAGGAGCACTGACGGGGTCGCTGTCGCCATCCTCGAGAACCATATGCCGTTGCAGTTCGCGGACATCACGGCCGAACAGCTCGAAGCACGGGGGCTGTACCAACTCCTCCGCGCGAAGAGCGTGACGATTCGGGTCGCCAAGCAGAAGATCGGTGCACGGCGCGCGACGAAGGAGGAGAGCGACTTGTTGGACCTCGACAAGGGGGGCCCGGTGCTGACGATGGAGCGAGTGGCGTTCGACCAGGCAGGGCAAGTCATCGAATTCGGGCATCACTGCTACCGACCGGACATGTACAGCTTCGAGACGACGCTCGTCGCCAAATGA
- the iolC gene encoding 5-dehydro-2-deoxygluconokinase: protein MTGEAVSIDVLAVGRLGVDLYPLQDGVGLEDVSTFGKYLGGSAANVAVAAARYGRSVRLVSRTGDDPFGRYLQRELARLGVDPRHVAVDPELKTPVTFCEIFPPDDFPLYFYREPKAPDLNISVNQLDEQAITGAGVLWTTVTGLSQEPSRQTQLDALEIRGRRDHTILDLDYRPMFWASPAEATRLVARALELSTVAVGNREECEVAVGETEPLRAAQALLDRGVNLAIVKQGPKGVLAKTKDETVEVPPHFVDVINGLGAGDAFGGALCHGLLSGWGLERILRFANVAGAIVASRRECSTAMPTADEVEARLEGAHR from the coding sequence ATGACAGGCGAAGCGGTATCCATCGACGTGCTGGCTGTGGGTCGGCTCGGCGTAGATCTCTACCCCCTTCAGGACGGGGTCGGTCTCGAAGATGTCTCGACATTCGGTAAATACCTCGGCGGTAGCGCTGCGAACGTCGCCGTCGCGGCGGCGCGCTATGGGCGTTCGGTGCGCCTGGTCTCCCGCACGGGGGATGACCCCTTCGGTCGCTATCTCCAACGCGAACTGGCGCGACTCGGAGTGGACCCGCGGCACGTCGCCGTAGACCCCGAGCTGAAGACTCCCGTCACCTTCTGCGAGATCTTCCCGCCTGACGACTTCCCGCTCTACTTCTACCGTGAGCCCAAGGCTCCGGACTTGAACATCTCCGTGAACCAGCTCGACGAGCAGGCCATCACGGGCGCCGGCGTGCTGTGGACCACCGTGACAGGACTGTCGCAGGAACCGAGTCGTCAGACCCAGCTCGATGCCCTGGAAATCCGCGGCCGCCGTGACCATACGATTCTGGACTTGGATTACCGGCCGATGTTCTGGGCCAGCCCCGCGGAGGCGACGCGGCTGGTCGCGCGCGCTCTCGAGCTTTCAACTGTTGCGGTCGGAAACCGCGAGGAGTGCGAGGTCGCTGTCGGCGAGACCGAGCCGCTGCGCGCAGCACAAGCGCTTCTCGATAGAGGAGTCAATCTCGCCATCGTGAAGCAGGGCCCCAAGGGAGTTCTGGCGAAGACGAAGGATGAGACGGTCGAAGTCCCCCCGCACTTCGTCGATGTGATCAACGGGCTTGGCGCAGGAGATGCCTTCGGTGGGGCGCTGTGCCACGGGCTGCTCTCCGGCTGGGGCCTCGAGCGCATCCTCCGCTTCGCCAACGTCGCCGGTGCCATCGTCGCATCGCGACGTGAATGCTCTACCGCAATGCCAACCGCCGACGAGGTGGAAGCACGACTCGAAGGAGCTCACCGATGA